From the Leptospira sp. WS60.C2 genome, one window contains:
- a CDS encoding SDR family NAD(P)-dependent oxidoreductase: MEIKNKRIVVTGAGSGIGKETVLQMLKHENVKILACDLNEKNVISHPNVIPYKCDISKPETLDRLLKDADKKLGGIDIFFANAGFAYYEVIPEPNWERIDRIFRTNVFSPFYTLVTLNRKRNAPCLFIVTASAMSHLPLPGYALYSATKASVRSFVEAYQCELKDGVQTMVVYPIATRTQFFDSAGKKVPVPFPSQTAETVAKQIIKGILSDKREVFPSFLFRFIQIVDRFLFFPLKVYQKIEAIKLNSHKS, from the coding sequence ATGGAAATCAAAAACAAAAGAATTGTAGTGACTGGGGCGGGCTCTGGTATCGGAAAAGAAACCGTATTGCAGATGTTAAAACACGAGAATGTGAAAATTTTGGCCTGTGATTTAAATGAAAAAAATGTCATCTCCCATCCCAATGTCATTCCATACAAATGTGATATTTCCAAACCAGAAACACTCGATCGTTTGCTAAAAGATGCGGACAAAAAATTGGGAGGGATTGATATTTTTTTTGCGAATGCAGGTTTTGCTTATTATGAAGTGATTCCGGAACCAAATTGGGAACGGATCGATCGAATCTTTCGTACCAATGTGTTCTCTCCTTTTTATACCCTTGTGACCTTAAATCGAAAACGAAATGCACCGTGTTTGTTTATTGTGACTGCCTCTGCGATGAGCCATTTGCCTTTACCTGGATATGCTTTGTATTCGGCAACAAAAGCTTCTGTTCGTTCCTTCGTGGAAGCCTACCAATGTGAATTGAAGGATGGAGTGCAAACGATGGTTGTGTATCCGATTGCCACTCGGACACAATTTTTTGACAGTGCGGGTAAAAAAGTCCCTGTCCCATTCCCAAGCCAAACGGCAGAGACTGTGGCAAAACAGATCATAAAGGGGATTTTATCGGACAAAAGAGAAGTGTTCCCTTCTTTTTTATTTCGTTTCATCCAAATTGTGGACCGGTTTTTATTTTTTCCTCTGAAGGTGTATCAAAAGATAGAGGCGATAAAATTGAATTCCCATAAATCCTAA
- a CDS encoding FAD-dependent oxidoreductase, giving the protein MTNYPTLLSPLSLGFTTLRNRTIMGSMHTGLEEAPNGYERMAAFYGERAKGGVALIVTGGIAPNEAGRVAKGGSVMDTEEEALHHRVVTEAVHKEGGKIAMQILHTGRYGYHDKIVGASNLRAPINMFKPHPLTEEEIWKTIDDFARCSEIAKLAGYDGVEIMGSEGYLINQFIAKRTNNRTDEWGGSFENRIKFPIEIIKAVRKRVGTDFIIIYRLSMLDLVEEGGNIEEVLHLAKEIEKAGATIINTGIGWHEARIPTIAMMVPRAAFTWVTAKVKGHVNIPLVTSNRINTPEIAEEVLSRGDADLVSMARPFLADSFFVEKAKAGKPEEINTCIACNQACLDHIFQGKTASCLVNPRACHETDLVITKTNTPKKVAVVGAGPGGMSCAKTLAERGHSVTLFDAQSELGGQLNIARRIPGKEEFKETIRYFGTMLKKFGVNIKLNTYVSSEDLIQQGFEEVVLATGVIPRIPEIPGIQGPNVLSYVDVVLKGKPVGKRAVVMGAGGIGFDVSIMLTDPGHPFTTENYLKEWGIQKDIGKDGGLGPKETPTGVREVTMLKRSNSKFGATLGKTTGWIHKTSLEDRKVNQISGVTYKAIEADGVVIEVKGETKKIPCDTVVVCAGQDSNRALLEPLQKANIPVHLIGGADLASELDAKRAIDQGTRLAVTI; this is encoded by the coding sequence ATGACAAATTACCCAACATTACTTTCACCTCTCTCTCTTGGATTCACAACTCTCCGAAATCGAACCATTATGGGTTCCATGCATACAGGCCTAGAAGAGGCTCCGAATGGATACGAACGTATGGCTGCTTTTTATGGGGAAAGGGCCAAAGGAGGAGTCGCACTGATTGTCACTGGTGGCATCGCTCCCAATGAGGCAGGTCGGGTGGCAAAGGGGGGAAGTGTGATGGACACCGAAGAAGAGGCTCTCCACCACCGAGTGGTGACAGAAGCGGTTCACAAAGAAGGTGGAAAAATTGCCATGCAAATCCTTCACACGGGTCGTTATGGGTATCATGATAAAATTGTTGGCGCATCGAATTTACGAGCACCCATCAACATGTTCAAACCGCACCCTCTAACGGAAGAGGAAATTTGGAAAACCATCGACGATTTTGCCAGATGTTCCGAAATAGCGAAGTTAGCGGGTTACGATGGTGTCGAGATCATGGGGAGTGAAGGATACCTCATCAACCAATTCATTGCAAAACGTACCAATAACCGAACCGATGAGTGGGGTGGTAGTTTTGAAAACCGAATCAAATTTCCAATAGAAATCATAAAAGCGGTTCGAAAACGAGTAGGGACAGACTTTATCATCATCTACCGTCTGTCTATGTTAGACTTAGTGGAAGAAGGTGGCAATATTGAAGAAGTCCTTCACTTAGCAAAAGAAATTGAAAAGGCAGGGGCCACCATCATCAACACAGGAATTGGTTGGCATGAAGCAAGAATTCCAACGATTGCCATGATGGTTCCAAGAGCTGCCTTTACTTGGGTGACGGCAAAAGTAAAGGGACATGTGAATATCCCACTTGTTACCTCTAACAGAATCAATACTCCAGAGATTGCAGAAGAAGTATTGTCACGTGGCGATGCTGATTTGGTATCCATGGCACGTCCTTTCCTTGCTGATTCTTTTTTCGTGGAAAAAGCCAAAGCAGGAAAACCAGAAGAAATCAATACATGCATTGCTTGTAACCAAGCGTGCCTCGATCATATCTTCCAAGGAAAAACCGCAAGTTGTCTCGTAAACCCAAGAGCTTGTCATGAAACAGATCTTGTGATCACAAAAACAAATACACCAAAAAAGGTAGCAGTGGTGGGTGCAGGTCCAGGCGGTATGTCTTGTGCCAAAACCCTCGCAGAAAGAGGACACTCTGTCACTCTCTTTGATGCGCAATCGGAGTTAGGTGGTCAATTGAACATTGCAAGACGGATTCCTGGTAAAGAAGAATTCAAAGAAACCATTCGTTACTTTGGCACCATGTTAAAAAAATTTGGTGTCAACATAAAGTTGAATACGTATGTATCGAGTGAGGATTTGATCCAACAAGGATTTGAAGAAGTCGTGCTTGCGACAGGTGTAATCCCAAGAATTCCAGAAATCCCTGGAATCCAAGGGCCGAATGTTCTCAGTTATGTGGACGTTGTTTTAAAAGGAAAACCAGTTGGGAAACGTGCCGTCGTGATGGGTGCTGGTGGAATTGGATTTGATGTGAGCATCATGCTTACAGATCCAGGCCATCCCTTCACAACGGAGAACTATTTAAAAGAGTGGGGAATTCAAAAGGACATCGGAAAAGACGGTGGTCTTGGTCCCAAAGAAACTCCAACTGGTGTGCGTGAAGTGACCATGTTAAAACGTTCCAATAGTAAGTTTGGAGCCACTCTTGGAAAAACAACTGGATGGATTCATAAAACATCTCTCGAGGATAGGAAGGTAAACCAAATCTCAGGTGTGACTTACAAAGCCATAGAAGCGGATGGAGTTGTGATTGAAGTCAAAGGGGAAACCAAAAAAATTCCATGTGATACCGTAGTGGTTTGTGCAGGTCAGGATTCGAATCGTGCCCTCTTGGAACCTCTACAAAAGGCTAACATTCCTGTCCACTTGATTGGAGGAGCAGACCTAGCATCTGAGTTAGATGCAAAACGTGCCATCGACCAAGGGACAAGACTTGCCGTTACAATCTAA
- a CDS encoding PAS domain S-box protein, with product MDVSSTAIVVLNPQGQILYANPASEVVLGIKLQDILSRTYDAPQWKNTSIDGGPWREEDQPFNVVLKTKQPVTDIRHAIEDSFGTKKYLSINGSPVFNEDGEIRSLVFLITDITENVLKQKELEDSETKYRTITELSLSMVYDLDIATGVNLWAGAIQEITGYTPEEYRAIGYEAWMVLIHPDDKEEAVRLFDEAMKSHTKYSCVYRYRTKQGHYVYLEDNGIFLYDKNGEAYRMFGAMINRTEQIEANLALKESESRLLMSLDAVKMGIWTWDIDPRTIYWSPQTYEIYGLDPNGPEMTVEQYLKLNDLEDLQKISEEIQLLKEDPSKSGYIIQHRIFHTDGTTHWVESRGNLLRDKDGKPFRLMGTILDVTESKLAEEALRTSDERFRAFYQFSTEAFLIFDEKSLRARDSNFAFQNLFGYGPDDTKNLKIRSLLTPDSLQKIRETINSNSNESIEIVCKRKSGDLFPALVSIKRFKYNQTNSIAYSIFDLSPLKEVEELRQINSEIREKNKLIEKQKIELEMAFENLKRTQEQLVQSEKLAALGQLIAGIAHEINNPIGAVKASNQNMMDWQKRYGIASQLFREAILSVPKEEQVILKTILANLDQPIEFYTGKEERIKKKKNREILVQHGFTLEEADEYAEAWVELGIGELEENYIPLFRSHYLKVFLDYLALEIQFRRNTRSIQLAVDRVSKIMYALKNFSHFDATGKKIKASLQDTIETVLTIYQNQLKRGITLIKNYEEVPPIECYPDDLLHVWTNLIYNSLQAMSFTGKLLISIKDCGDEVLVSLQDSGSGIDPNIQSKIFEPFFTTKPPGEGSGLGLDIVSKIVKRHGGRIDLSSKPGETIFSIYLPKGN from the coding sequence ATGGATGTGAGTTCCACTGCCATTGTTGTTTTGAATCCTCAGGGGCAAATTCTCTATGCAAACCCTGCTTCGGAAGTGGTTCTCGGGATCAAGTTGCAAGACATTCTTTCGAGAACCTATGATGCACCACAATGGAAAAACACTTCTATTGATGGAGGTCCATGGCGAGAGGAAGACCAACCTTTTAATGTCGTTTTAAAAACAAAACAACCTGTAACAGACATTAGACATGCCATCGAAGATTCGTTCGGAACAAAAAAGTATCTTTCGATCAATGGATCACCTGTTTTCAATGAGGACGGAGAAATTCGTTCTCTAGTCTTTCTCATCACAGATATCACTGAAAATGTTCTAAAACAGAAAGAGTTAGAAGATAGCGAAACGAAATATCGTACCATCACAGAACTTTCCTTGAGTATGGTGTATGATTTGGATATTGCAACAGGTGTGAACCTTTGGGCTGGTGCCATTCAAGAAATCACTGGTTACACTCCGGAAGAATATAGAGCCATTGGTTATGAAGCGTGGATGGTTCTCATTCATCCTGATGACAAAGAGGAAGCTGTTCGATTATTTGATGAGGCGATGAAGTCTCACACAAAATATTCCTGTGTGTATCGGTACAGGACCAAACAGGGACATTATGTTTATCTAGAAGACAATGGAATCTTTTTGTACGACAAAAATGGAGAAGCCTATCGCATGTTTGGTGCGATGATCAATCGTACAGAACAAATTGAAGCCAATTTAGCTCTCAAAGAATCTGAGTCGCGGTTACTCATGTCACTCGATGCAGTGAAAATGGGGATTTGGACTTGGGATATTGATCCAAGAACCATTTACTGGTCACCCCAAACCTATGAAATTTATGGATTGGACCCAAATGGTCCTGAGATGACTGTTGAACAGTATTTAAAACTCAATGATCTAGAGGACCTACAAAAAATCTCCGAAGAAATTCAACTCTTAAAGGAGGATCCTTCCAAATCTGGATACATCATACAACATCGTATTTTTCATACAGATGGTACTACCCATTGGGTGGAATCGAGAGGAAATTTGTTACGTGACAAAGATGGGAAACCTTTTCGTCTGATGGGTACCATTTTAGATGTCACCGAATCAAAGTTAGCAGAAGAAGCACTTCGTACTTCCGACGAACGGTTTCGAGCATTTTACCAATTTTCAACAGAAGCATTTCTTATCTTTGATGAAAAATCGTTACGGGCGAGGGATTCCAATTTTGCCTTTCAAAACCTATTTGGTTACGGTCCAGATGATACCAAAAATCTAAAGATTCGATCCTTACTAACTCCCGATTCGTTACAAAAGATTCGAGAAACCATTAATTCCAATTCTAATGAATCCATTGAAATTGTTTGCAAACGAAAAAGTGGTGATCTTTTTCCAGCACTTGTTTCCATCAAACGATTCAAATACAACCAAACCAATTCCATTGCCTATAGTATATTTGATTTGAGTCCTTTGAAGGAAGTAGAAGAACTACGCCAAATCAATTCAGAAATCAGAGAAAAAAACAAACTGATTGAAAAACAGAAAATTGAATTGGAGATGGCATTTGAAAATTTGAAACGAACCCAAGAACAATTGGTTCAATCTGAAAAGCTGGCTGCTTTGGGTCAGCTGATTGCAGGAATTGCGCATGAAATCAATAACCCAATTGGTGCGGTGAAAGCATCCAACCAAAACATGATGGATTGGCAAAAACGCTATGGGATTGCCTCCCAATTGTTTCGCGAAGCAATTTTAAGTGTTCCAAAAGAAGAACAAGTCATATTGAAAACCATTCTAGCCAATCTTGACCAACCCATCGAATTTTACACTGGGAAAGAAGAACGAATTAAGAAAAAGAAAAACAGAGAGATATTAGTTCAACATGGATTTACCTTAGAAGAAGCGGATGAGTATGCCGAAGCATGGGTGGAATTAGGAATTGGTGAATTAGAGGAAAATTATATTCCACTCTTTCGGTCCCACTATCTAAAAGTTTTCTTGGATTATTTAGCTTTAGAGATTCAGTTTCGTAGAAACACTCGTTCCATTCAATTGGCTGTGGATAGGGTTTCCAAGATTATGTATGCCCTGAAGAATTTTTCGCATTTTGATGCAACCGGTAAAAAAATCAAAGCCTCTTTGCAAGATACAATTGAAACCGTTCTTACTATTTACCAGAATCAATTGAAGCGAGGAATCACGCTTATCAAAAATTATGAAGAAGTTCCACCAATTGAATGTTATCCGGATGATTTACTTCATGTTTGGACCAATTTGATTTACAATTCCTTACAAGCGATGTCTTTTACTGGTAAACTTCTGATTTCCATCAAGGATTGTGGTGATGAAGTCTTGGTTTCCTTACAAGATTCTGGATCTGGGATCGACCCAAACATCCAGTCCAAAATTTTTGAACCATTTTTTACAACAAAACCTCCTGGTGAGGGAAGTGGGCTTGGACTTGACATTGTTAGTAAAATTGTCAAACGCCATGGGGGAAGGATTGACTTATCCTCAAAACCTGGTGAGACAATTTTTTCTATTTATTTACCGAAAGGAAATTAG
- a CDS encoding SpoIIE family protein phosphatase, with the protein MSRLFDQLFKYLHRFISYSFAIVFFSLQGAFFGAFYAYFFGSALIPNFTIENHPQVVYVFVFSTILAAIGHSIEFGILTPLGYGGVRNDLKKLNQFLRPNETIRHKDILELENNLNTLIHLPKENMYAAIRFAVFIFVSVSVTHIIFQYPLYELLFITIGWVSAVFVYGGFSYIISDYFTGNKRVEIKKILAYRDVSVHKNYGILSLKGKFIFLLVLILLSLSVLSVFISFGNASFLKISVFIGMTFLEAVILIYMFFQSINMTLEQINESANSLASGGRGALPILSIDKEFIFFAENFEKATREVGRIRENLQELVEAKTSELRNSLETVETLKKQQDGDYFLTSLLIKPLSLNKTIGSHVKTDFLIKQKKTFLFHGRENEIGGDICIARTITLRDKDYTFFLNADAMGKSLQGAGGVLVLGAAVQSILERSIVVESVKTLYAERWIKNAYQELHHIFESFDCSMLVSMVMGLIDDDTGLMYYLNAEHPWSVLYRKGNAEFIKTNSELRKLGTPFSEKSLEISTLQLVPGDVLILGSDGRDDIEFVTGTSARKINHDEELFLRHVERGDGDLNAIYKSILTMGELTDDLSLMRIAFKENIHLPPRAIRKESYEFMRKAKSQIKLEQFEEAKNSLLDANRINPENREIQRALIRLLVRMKEFPLAAEKLNTYIEEYPGDTDLIYLASFTYKQTKEYGKAIDMGERIRLRNPGHLSNLIHLAQLYLTIGNLPKAEKTLQLTTLIPSDPKRIDQLKSQIETFKKKIVDEIPS; encoded by the coding sequence ATGAGTCGTTTGTTTGATCAATTATTCAAATATTTACACAGGTTCATTTCTTATAGTTTTGCGATTGTTTTTTTCTCTTTACAAGGTGCGTTTTTTGGAGCCTTCTATGCTTACTTTTTTGGTTCAGCCCTCATCCCAAACTTTACGATAGAGAACCATCCACAAGTTGTGTACGTTTTTGTTTTTTCTACCATTTTGGCGGCTATCGGACATAGCATCGAATTTGGGATTTTGACTCCACTTGGTTACGGTGGAGTTCGAAATGATTTAAAAAAACTAAATCAGTTCCTAAGACCAAACGAAACCATAAGACACAAAGATATCTTAGAATTAGAGAATAATTTAAATACACTCATCCACTTACCCAAAGAAAATATGTATGCCGCCATCCGATTCGCTGTTTTCATATTTGTTTCTGTATCCGTAACTCATATCATCTTCCAATACCCACTTTATGAACTTTTGTTCATTACGATTGGATGGGTATCGGCAGTCTTTGTGTATGGAGGGTTCTCCTACATTATATCCGATTATTTTACCGGAAACAAACGAGTTGAAATTAAAAAAATATTAGCCTACCGAGATGTATCGGTTCACAAAAATTATGGAATTTTAAGTTTGAAAGGTAAGTTTATCTTTTTACTTGTCCTTATCTTACTTTCACTTAGTGTTTTATCTGTTTTTATTTCCTTTGGCAATGCCAGTTTCTTAAAAATCTCCGTTTTCATTGGAATGACCTTTTTGGAAGCTGTGATTTTAATTTATATGTTCTTCCAATCCATCAATATGACATTGGAACAAATCAATGAGTCAGCCAATAGTTTAGCATCCGGTGGACGTGGTGCACTCCCAATCCTCTCGATTGATAAAGAATTCATTTTCTTTGCCGAAAACTTCGAAAAAGCCACAAGGGAAGTAGGAAGAATTCGTGAAAACTTACAAGAGTTAGTGGAAGCAAAGACTTCTGAACTCCGGAACAGTTTGGAAACAGTAGAAACATTAAAAAAACAACAGGATGGAGATTATTTTTTAACATCTCTACTGATAAAACCTTTAAGTTTAAATAAAACCATAGGATCTCACGTTAAAACAGATTTTTTAATTAAACAAAAAAAGACATTTCTCTTTCATGGAAGGGAAAACGAAATTGGAGGAGACATTTGTATTGCAAGAACCATCACGCTTAGGGACAAAGATTATACATTTTTTCTCAATGCAGATGCGATGGGAAAATCATTGCAAGGTGCAGGTGGTGTACTTGTACTTGGTGCGGCGGTTCAATCCATATTAGAACGATCCATTGTAGTGGAATCCGTAAAAACCTTATACGCAGAACGTTGGATCAAAAATGCATACCAAGAACTCCATCATATCTTTGAAAGTTTCGATTGTTCTATGTTAGTTTCAATGGTCATGGGACTCATTGATGACGATACAGGTCTTATGTATTATTTAAATGCAGAACACCCTTGGTCAGTTCTGTATCGGAAAGGAAATGCTGAATTCATTAAAACCAATTCAGAACTCAGAAAATTAGGTACCCCTTTTTCAGAAAAATCATTGGAGATTTCTACCCTCCAACTGGTTCCAGGAGATGTCTTAATTCTTGGTTCCGATGGAAGAGATGATATTGAATTTGTGACGGGAACATCTGCACGAAAAATAAACCATGATGAAGAGTTGTTCCTTCGCCATGTGGAACGTGGAGATGGCGATTTAAATGCCATTTACAAATCGATCCTAACGATGGGTGAACTCACTGACGATTTAAGTCTAATGCGAATCGCTTTTAAAGAAAACATCCATTTACCGCCTCGTGCTATTCGAAAAGAATCTTACGAATTCATGCGAAAGGCAAAATCGCAAATCAAGTTGGAACAATTTGAAGAAGCAAAGAACAGTTTACTCGATGCAAATCGTATCAATCCAGAAAATCGAGAAATCCAAAGAGCCTTGATTCGTTTGCTTGTTCGTATGAAAGAGTTTCCATTAGCAGCTGAAAAATTGAACACATATATCGAAGAGTATCCAGGAGATACCGATCTCATTTACTTAGCATCATTCACTTACAAACAAACAAAAGAATATGGGAAAGCCATTGACATGGGGGAACGAATTAGGCTTCGAAATCCAGGCCATCTCTCCAATTTAATACACCTTGCGCAACTCTATCTTACGATTGGTAATCTTCCAAAAGCAGAGAAAACATTACAGTTAACAACACTGATTCCCTCAGACCCAAAAAGAATTGATCAATTAAAATCTCAAATTGAAACATTTAAAAAGAAAATTGTTGATGAAATTCCTTCCTGA
- a CDS encoding TrmH family RNA methyltransferase — translation MSVRNAEFQIISALRTNRTKRSKEKEVFVEGTESIKQLLAARWEITRILFRETVPLSHWAKDVISKHPKVKLYSVTEEMYLELSEKETPSELIVTAKIKQALSLSLLSTSLAPGSQKNPFFVLFDRPSDLGNFGSLLRSADAFQVDAILVLGHAIDVYDPKVIRSSLGSLFHIKLVFVDDFSSLVSFVEAEKTRVGLRVVGSDSTGERNLKTTEIQTPILLVLGNEKKGMSVQLQSLCDEIISIPMLGVVNSLNVACAGSILLWEVAKRRYR, via the coding sequence ATGTCTGTCCGGAATGCAGAATTTCAAATCATTTCTGCACTCCGGACCAATCGTACCAAACGAAGTAAAGAAAAAGAAGTTTTTGTAGAAGGAACTGAGTCAATCAAGCAGTTGTTAGCTGCTCGTTGGGAAATCACCCGGATTTTATTTCGGGAAACGGTGCCGTTATCTCACTGGGCAAAGGATGTAATTTCGAAACACCCTAAGGTAAAACTCTATTCTGTCACAGAAGAAATGTATTTGGAATTGTCTGAAAAAGAGACACCTTCCGAACTCATAGTCACTGCCAAAATCAAACAAGCGCTAAGTCTTTCCCTCCTTTCAACTTCCTTGGCTCCCGGTTCCCAAAAGAATCCATTTTTCGTTTTATTTGATCGGCCAAGTGACCTTGGAAATTTTGGATCACTCTTACGCTCTGCCGATGCCTTCCAGGTCGATGCAATTTTGGTTTTAGGACATGCAATCGATGTGTATGATCCAAAAGTGATTCGTTCTAGTTTAGGGAGTTTATTTCACATAAAACTGGTGTTTGTTGACGATTTTTCGTCTCTTGTTTCATTTGTGGAAGCGGAAAAAACGAGAGTGGGTCTTCGTGTTGTGGGTTCCGACTCCACTGGCGAAAGAAATCTAAAAACAACAGAGATTCAGACTCCCATTTTACTCGTTTTGGGAAATGAAAAAAAAGGGATGAGTGTCCAGCTCCAATCCCTTTGTGATGAAATCATAAGCATTCCTATGTTAGGAGTCGTGAATTCATTGAATGTAGCTTGTGCAGGATCCATTTTGCTTTGGGAAGTAGCCAAAAGAAGATATCGTTAG
- a CDS encoding response regulator translates to MSMKSQVKHHFGERFKYLTADNAKEAWEIILELEEEGTSIAIIISDWSMPGMNGDEFLRKVHARFPSIEKVIITGFADEKLVKALAKEIGPITCLKKPWDEKELIAAIHHAIES, encoded by the coding sequence ATGAGTATGAAGTCTCAAGTAAAACACCATTTTGGAGAACGCTTCAAATATCTTACGGCAGACAATGCCAAAGAAGCATGGGAGATCATTCTAGAACTCGAAGAAGAAGGCACTTCGATTGCCATCATCATCTCCGATTGGTCGATGCCAGGAATGAATGGAGATGAATTTTTACGGAAAGTGCACGCAAGATTTCCCTCCATTGAAAAAGTCATCATCACTGGATTTGCCGACGAAAAATTGGTAAAGGCTTTGGCCAAAGAAATTGGACCGATCACTTGTCTGAAAAAACCATGGGATGAAAAAGAACTCATCGCGGCCATTCACCACGCAATCGAATCCTAA